From a single Crateriforma spongiae genomic region:
- a CDS encoding TIGR03546 family protein has protein sequence MILWTIKLINNVRKAFAGRQHPSQLAWAVAFGFLLGVIPHGNLLAIAVLVLVLSLRLNHAMAALTAILTAIFAPRLDPVSDTIGQFLLNQPRFHDAAVNAWAMPLVPWTDLNNTVVLGSLLIGLVLLVPIFLATYPIFQLVQRLHVQDEQGQETATASRRRGDLSVDQPHGHVGKPHERTTTARPSDVRNVTSPAASTGQRIDAAHTASARTFDDQPAAASVETRIDVIRMAENDADAANDASAGTRTSKDEMDEALNFLLRQLRDSQQKDVA, from the coding sequence ATGATCTTATGGACGATCAAGCTCATAAATAATGTGCGGAAAGCCTTCGCGGGTCGACAACACCCGTCTCAGTTGGCTTGGGCCGTTGCGTTCGGATTTTTGTTGGGCGTGATACCTCATGGCAACCTGCTGGCGATCGCCGTGCTGGTGCTGGTATTGTCGTTAAGGCTGAACCATGCCATGGCAGCGTTGACAGCGATCCTGACAGCCATCTTTGCACCACGTTTGGATCCGGTCAGCGATACAATTGGCCAGTTTCTGCTGAACCAACCGCGTTTCCACGACGCCGCGGTCAACGCCTGGGCAATGCCGCTGGTCCCGTGGACCGACCTGAACAACACGGTGGTCTTGGGCAGCCTGCTGATCGGCCTGGTTTTACTGGTGCCGATTTTCTTGGCGACCTATCCGATTTTTCAATTGGTTCAGCGTCTGCACGTCCAGGACGAACAAGGTCAAGAAACGGCTACCGCATCGCGACGTCGCGGTGATCTTTCCGTCGACCAGCCCCATGGCCACGTCGGCAAGCCGCATGAACGCACAACCACGGCACGTCCGTCAGACGTTCGGAACGTCACGTCGCCGGCCGCATCGACCGGGCAGCGAATTGACGCCGCACACACGGCATCGGCACGTACGTTCGATGACCAGCCGGCCGCCGCGTCGGTCGAAACTCGGATCGACGTGATCCGCATGGCTGAAAACGATGCCGACGCCGCGAATGACGCGTCCGCCGGCACCCGCACATCCAAAGACGAGATGGACGAAGCGTTGAACTTTTTGCTTCGCCAATTGCGTGACTCTCAGCAAAAGGACGTAGCATGA
- a CDS encoding RNA polymerase sigma factor, with the protein MPVSMTESPETRHSLLVRLKDHDDQQAWTEFYEIYEPLIYRLARVCGLQDADAREVVQTVCLSVSRSIGQFRHAGRTGCFRAWLRQVTRNQTINQLKQCSRHPGLGDGPEAVQWDQLQHDAAPPDQVVGAKFDREHRRQVFCWAAEKIQPRFSPVNWQAFWRTCVDGESIASVAEALNLSPSQVHVARCRIIARIREVVTQHTAPEP; encoded by the coding sequence ATGCCCGTGTCGATGACCGAGTCGCCCGAAACCCGCCACAGCCTGCTGGTCCGTCTAAAGGATCACGATGACCAACAGGCCTGGACGGAGTTTTACGAGATCTACGAGCCGCTGATCTACCGATTGGCTCGCGTTTGTGGGCTTCAAGACGCCGATGCACGCGAAGTCGTCCAAACGGTTTGCCTGTCCGTCAGTCGGTCGATCGGGCAGTTCCGACATGCGGGACGGACCGGATGCTTTCGTGCATGGCTGCGGCAGGTCACCCGCAATCAAACCATCAATCAATTGAAACAGTGTTCGCGTCACCCCGGGCTCGGTGACGGCCCCGAAGCGGTCCAGTGGGACCAACTGCAACATGACGCGGCACCGCCGGATCAGGTCGTCGGGGCTAAGTTCGATCGCGAACACCGGCGGCAAGTATTTTGCTGGGCCGCAGAAAAGATCCAACCTCGTTTCAGCCCGGTCAACTGGCAAGCATTCTGGCGCACCTGTGTCGACGGTGAATCGATTGCGTCGGTTGCCGAGGCATTGAATCTGTCGCCATCGCAGGTGCACGTCGCCCGCTGTCGAATCATCGCACGGATCCGCGAAGTCGTCACACAACACACTGCACCGGAGCCGTAG
- the trpE gene encoding anthranilate synthase component I, whose product MHQPNFDDFRSLAQRHDFVPVYRRVLSDTLTPVTAFKLLDDGGPACLFESVVGGEKVGRYSFLATHSMRRFTATGNQVLVIEDDQTVESFQSDDPLDSFRKYFQFTVADPEGLPPFIGGAIGYAGYDVVRYAEKLPNAPEDDRQLPDLDFEFYHTLCVFDHVDKTILVVHLVDCRDVKGDGDSPGGSDALQQAYDAGKRQVDQVVQRLSQPHSFPVQSVAVVDDTQPHLEVQSNFTKEEFCQGVRKCVEYIRAGDIFQVVPSQRLSVKSDIDPLEIYRSLRVVNPSPFMFFVRSRQCTLVGCSPEIMCRVDHRRLTVRPLAGTRRRGKDDAEDKALERELLADPKERAEHVMLVDLGRNDVGRVAKFGTVDLTEVMVIERYSHVMHISSEVQGELRDDVDAFDALKACLPAGTVSGAPKVRAMQIIDEIEPHRRGPYGGAVGYIDYRGNMDTCLALRTMVVQDGTIYVQAGCGVVADSDPDAEYEETLNKAKAMIAGIEMAVRRCRP is encoded by the coding sequence ATGCACCAGCCCAACTTTGATGATTTTCGTTCGCTGGCCCAGCGGCACGACTTCGTGCCGGTTTATCGGCGAGTCCTCAGTGATACGCTGACTCCGGTGACGGCGTTCAAATTGCTGGACGACGGCGGTCCGGCTTGTCTGTTCGAATCGGTGGTCGGTGGCGAAAAAGTCGGCCGGTACAGCTTCCTAGCCACGCATTCGATGCGTCGTTTTACCGCGACAGGAAATCAAGTTCTGGTCATCGAAGACGATCAAACGGTGGAATCGTTTCAGTCCGATGATCCCCTGGACAGTTTTCGAAAGTATTTCCAGTTCACCGTCGCCGACCCCGAGGGCTTGCCCCCATTCATCGGCGGCGCGATCGGGTACGCGGGATACGATGTGGTGCGTTACGCGGAAAAGTTGCCCAACGCGCCCGAGGATGATCGGCAACTGCCCGATCTGGATTTCGAGTTCTATCACACCTTGTGCGTGTTCGATCACGTCGACAAAACCATCCTGGTCGTCCATCTGGTCGATTGTCGCGATGTGAAAGGCGACGGAGATTCGCCGGGCGGAAGCGACGCTTTGCAGCAGGCCTATGACGCCGGCAAACGCCAGGTGGATCAAGTCGTCCAGCGGCTGTCACAACCGCACAGCTTTCCCGTTCAAAGCGTCGCGGTCGTCGACGACACGCAGCCCCATCTGGAAGTTCAAAGCAACTTCACCAAAGAAGAGTTTTGTCAGGGCGTTCGCAAGTGCGTCGAATACATTCGTGCCGGTGACATCTTTCAAGTCGTCCCCAGCCAACGCTTGTCAGTCAAATCCGACATCGATCCGCTGGAGATCTATCGTTCGCTGCGAGTGGTCAATCCCAGCCCGTTCATGTTCTTTGTTCGGTCGCGTCAATGCACGTTGGTCGGATGTTCCCCGGAAATCATGTGCCGTGTGGATCATCGTCGCCTGACCGTTCGCCCGCTGGCCGGGACACGACGTCGTGGCAAGGACGATGCGGAAGACAAGGCTTTGGAACGCGAACTGTTGGCCGATCCCAAAGAACGTGCCGAGCACGTGATGCTGGTTGACCTGGGAAGAAACGATGTCGGCCGAGTTGCCAAATTTGGCACCGTCGATCTGACCGAGGTGATGGTGATCGAACGTTACAGCCACGTGATGCACATCAGCAGCGAAGTCCAAGGGGAACTGCGCGACGATGTCGATGCCTTTGACGCGCTCAAAGCATGCCTGCCTGCCGGTACGGTGTCAGGCGCACCGAAAGTTCGCGCGATGCAAATCATCGACGAAATCGAACCGCATCGCCGCGGCCCATACGGCGGCGCGGTCGGCTATATCGACTATCGCGGCAACATGGACACCTGTTTGGCGCTGCGGACCATGGTCGTTCAGGACGGAACGATCTATGTGCAGGCCGGTTGTGGCGTCGTGGCCGACAGTGATCCCGACGCCGAATACGAAGAAACGTTGAATAAGGCGAAGGCCATGATCGCGGGAATTGAAATGGCCGTTCGCCGATGCCGCCCCTAG
- a CDS encoding protein arginine kinase — MKLQTDVSDLAHRSGEWLRGTGPESDIVISTRIRLARNLADFPFIRRCSDEDRLSIERTVRSKMESLRGWDEICYIDLDQLSEIDRQLMVERQLISREIADADGSRAVAIDPSERSSVMINEEDHLRIQVMHSGLDLDSAWNQINDLDDQLEAKILYAFHPQFGYLTACPTNVGTGLRVSVMLHLPGLVITGEIEKVFRSMQRINVTVRGLYGEGSQYTGDFYQVSNQVTLGHSEEDLLKLIGVEVVPRIIEYERKARDFLVHQGQQDLHDDVSRALGILSTAKKISSEETMHYLSKVRMGVNLGLISDVQTATLNKLFIHTQPAHLQKLHGRVLTSSDRNIRRASYLQRHLSGDDKSDLN, encoded by the coding sequence GTGAAGCTGCAAACTGACGTCAGTGATCTCGCACACCGCAGTGGCGAATGGCTCCGTGGCACCGGCCCGGAATCCGATATCGTCATCAGCACTCGGATCCGATTGGCACGCAACCTGGCCGATTTTCCCTTCATCCGCCGCTGCAGCGATGAAGACCGCTTGAGCATTGAACGCACCGTCCGCAGCAAAATGGAATCGTTGCGTGGTTGGGACGAAATCTGCTACATCGATTTGGACCAACTGTCGGAAATTGATCGTCAATTGATGGTCGAACGACAGTTGATCAGCCGTGAAATCGCCGACGCCGACGGTTCCCGTGCCGTGGCCATCGATCCGTCGGAAAGATCCAGCGTGATGATCAACGAAGAAGATCATCTGCGGATCCAAGTGATGCACAGTGGTTTGGATTTGGATTCGGCCTGGAACCAAATCAATGATCTGGACGACCAGCTGGAAGCCAAGATCCTGTACGCATTCCATCCGCAGTTCGGTTACCTGACCGCATGTCCGACCAACGTGGGAACCGGATTGCGGGTCAGTGTGATGCTTCACCTGCCCGGATTGGTTATCACCGGTGAAATCGAAAAGGTGTTCCGCAGCATGCAGCGGATCAATGTCACCGTTCGCGGGCTTTACGGCGAGGGGTCCCAGTACACCGGTGATTTTTACCAGGTCAGTAACCAAGTCACGCTGGGCCACAGCGAAGAAGACTTGTTGAAACTGATCGGCGTCGAAGTGGTCCCGCGAATCATCGAATACGAACGCAAGGCTCGTGATTTCCTGGTGCACCAAGGCCAGCAAGACCTTCACGACGATGTCAGCCGCGCCCTGGGGATCCTAAGCACGGCTAAAAAGATCAGCAGCGAAGAAACGATGCACTACCTGTCCAAGGTTCGCATGGGCGTCAATTTGGGGCTGATCAGCGATGTTCAAACGGCAACGCTGAACAAGCTGTTCATCCACACCCAACCGGCTCACTTGCAAAAACTGCATGGTCGCGTTTTGACCTCATCGGACCGCAACATCCGACGTGCCAGCTATCTGCAGCGACATCTGTCGGGTGATGACAAATCGGATCTGAACTGA
- a CDS encoding UvrB/UvrC motif-containing protein, translating into MKCHYCEKPATFHITELTGDDGPQVMHLCELHAKQFLQKESASPTASLAGVIAKQLQLGQTKEEIEQLDQKECPVCGISFFEFRNSGRLGCPYDYVHFEADLKPLLINIHDATEHTGKRPRRAAATADAQAEMIQLRRDMEEAVEREDYELASQIRDRLKEMEPAVIEDPGDTSGPAAENQDDAGDEPTENSTQGPS; encoded by the coding sequence ATGAAATGCCATTACTGTGAAAAACCGGCGACGTTCCATATCACCGAATTGACCGGTGACGACGGTCCGCAGGTGATGCACCTGTGTGAACTGCACGCCAAGCAGTTTTTGCAAAAGGAATCTGCCAGCCCGACCGCATCGTTGGCCGGTGTGATTGCCAAGCAACTGCAGCTGGGTCAAACCAAGGAAGAAATCGAACAGCTGGATCAAAAAGAGTGCCCGGTTTGCGGAATCAGCTTTTTCGAATTCCGTAACTCGGGGCGTCTGGGATGCCCCTATGATTACGTGCACTTCGAAGCCGATCTGAAGCCGCTGCTGATCAACATCCACGACGCCACCGAGCACACCGGCAAACGGCCCCGACGCGCCGCGGCGACGGCCGACGCCCAAGCGGAAATGATTCAATTGCGGCGTGACATGGAAGAAGCGGTCGAACGCGAAGATTATGAATTGGCTTCGCAGATCCGGGACCGGTTGAAAGAAATGGAACCCGCCGTCATCGAAGACCCGGGCGATACGTCCGGTCCTGCTGCTGAGAATCAGGACGACGCCGGTGACGAACCTACCGAAAACAGCACGCAAGGACCCTCGTGA
- a CDS encoding serine/threonine-protein kinase, producing the protein MIRIPENCPTQWLTGLLDQTLESDQESAVTRHLESCPTCRERLQSMAADDAFFDQAKTFLSDQDVKTTLHPWQNERSGADGQIRRFLPHLEPSANPGGLGRMDQYEIHRLVGWGGMGIVLQATDPSLSRPVAIKVLHPHLAANGPARHRFNREARAAAAVNHASVVPIHSVDADHDPPYLVMAYVPGGSLQDRIDANGPLDIEDCLRIGLQIAEGLAAAHRQGLVHRDIKPANILLDHGQDRAMLTDFGLAQALDDAGQTCSGTIAGTPQFMSPEQARGLTVDARSDVFSLGSVFYAMLTGRPPFRGESSLRVLTQIQEDSHRPLSSIRSGIPMWLERLVHRMLAKDRSQRIQSADEAAELIRGCLSHHSAPHDHPVPSSLCVSAGTSSLLLNVARFRNIGVGVLALAAVTIFAIATQEWLAPESDSQSAPGPAPVQIATPDHAADLPAVENLPDWAWGDLTSQGSSVPLVDPPSNVPFAQSSPVPPYQPIPPDVTAWDDGLDPVLSAMRDRLSGFRVPSSTTTSSPSAPEPDAGETPDE; encoded by the coding sequence ATGATCCGCATCCCCGAAAACTGTCCGACGCAGTGGCTGACAGGCCTGCTGGATCAGACGTTGGAATCCGACCAAGAATCCGCCGTCACCCGTCACTTGGAATCATGCCCGACTTGCCGCGAGCGTCTGCAGTCAATGGCCGCCGATGATGCGTTCTTTGACCAGGCGAAAACGTTTCTGTCCGACCAGGACGTGAAAACAACGCTGCACCCTTGGCAGAACGAGCGTTCCGGAGCGGATGGCCAGATTCGACGCTTTCTGCCGCATTTGGAACCTTCGGCGAACCCTGGCGGGCTGGGCCGGATGGACCAATACGAAATCCATCGTTTGGTCGGCTGGGGCGGAATGGGAATCGTATTGCAGGCGACGGACCCCAGTCTTTCGCGGCCCGTTGCCATCAAAGTTTTGCATCCACATCTTGCCGCCAACGGACCTGCGCGTCACCGCTTTAACCGCGAAGCCCGCGCCGCCGCCGCGGTTAACCATGCATCCGTCGTTCCCATTCACTCGGTCGACGCCGATCACGATCCGCCGTATTTGGTGATGGCTTATGTTCCCGGCGGGTCTCTTCAGGATCGCATCGATGCGAACGGTCCGTTGGACATCGAAGATTGCCTTCGGATCGGATTGCAAATCGCCGAAGGGCTTGCCGCCGCACACCGCCAAGGTTTGGTGCATCGTGATATCAAGCCTGCCAATATTCTGCTGGATCACGGCCAAGACCGTGCGATGCTGACGGACTTTGGCCTGGCCCAGGCGTTGGACGATGCGGGACAAACCTGCAGCGGAACCATCGCCGGCACGCCACAGTTCATGTCCCCCGAACAGGCACGCGGGTTGACGGTCGACGCCCGCAGCGACGTGTTCAGCCTGGGCAGTGTGTTCTATGCCATGTTGACCGGCCGACCGCCGTTTCGCGGCGAGTCCTCCCTACGAGTCCTCACCCAGATTCAAGAAGATTCCCATCGCCCACTCTCGTCGATTCGGTCGGGAATTCCGATGTGGTTGGAACGTTTGGTTCATCGAATGTTGGCCAAGGACCGATCACAACGCATCCAATCGGCCGACGAAGCCGCCGAGCTAATTCGCGGCTGTCTGTCGCATCATTCCGCCCCACACGACCATCCCGTTCCTTCGTCGCTTTGCGTTTCCGCCGGCACGTCATCTTTGCTGTTGAATGTGGCACGATTTCGAAATATCGGTGTGGGTGTGCTGGCACTAGCCGCCGTGACCATCTTCGCGATCGCCACGCAAGAATGGTTAGCTCCCGAATCCGATTCCCAAAGTGCCCCCGGGCCGGCCCCGGTACAAATCGCTACACCGGATCACGCGGCGGATCTTCCGGCGGTTGAAAATTTGCCGGATTGGGCGTGGGGAGATCTGACGAGCCAAGGGTCTTCGGTGCCGCTTGTCGACCCGCCCAGCAATGTCCCTTTTGCGCAGTCATCGCCTGTACCGCCATACCAACCGATCCCGCCGGACGTGACGGCTTGGGATGACGGCCTGGATCCCGTGCTCTCGGCAATGCGAGACCGTCTATCGGGTTTTCGTGTTCCCTCATCCACCACGACTTCTTCCCCTTCCGCCCCCGAACCTGACGCAGGAGAAACGCCTGATGAATGA
- a CDS encoding TIGR03545 family protein, which translates to MIRWQFVFTRLFIVVLILFLIRWGLGPVAKYVTVRGLETVTGAKVEIDHAQIGMFPPRVRYQDVRIADPRSDKSMRDAFRADTIDLVIDGNALLHRRFVASSGRITGITIGEARQTSGHFDQVEPESVDDGPSMMGQLLSGLTGKTQQFADDFTGDLETIRRGEQIRDQWQSDYNALMARAENLEGQIRSIRDKARDLMSGDELYNKLRDTSELPRLLEQAMNVREELVQVRDQIDSMPSRVRTDWTALQQAKQMDMELIDSYVPGNLSESKNFGIDLIANSIRQEIQTVRDYFEGGKTIADYTVLAPESERSRGRYFDLRGDNPPPVTLVRQCEVSGLMRADGNSYEMTGVVTNITPDPQLLDEPTKARLQLDGPELVNVEIVRDRRGGNDLNTLIVHWPSARAKPIEMGSGDDVRLTVTGGDRELWVQISDDAGHLSGRVVSKQLGVNVGLDVDPSAAETALVTSMRQSLSEVDRIEVDANFNGTWNDLAFDVSSNLSNVLNRAVRDAVSLQVAESKKELTQKVDAEYLKQTQSLNQWLATHQNQANDLMRKADESIAEITNKIAEKTDRFADSIWNQIESRLR; encoded by the coding sequence ATGATCCGCTGGCAATTCGTCTTCACGCGACTGTTCATCGTCGTACTGATTCTGTTTCTAATCCGATGGGGTCTGGGACCGGTCGCGAAGTACGTCACCGTACGCGGCTTGGAAACGGTCACGGGTGCAAAGGTCGAAATCGACCACGCCCAGATCGGCATGTTTCCGCCACGCGTTCGTTACCAAGACGTCCGCATCGCCGACCCGCGAAGCGACAAATCGATGCGGGACGCTTTCCGCGCCGACACGATCGACTTGGTGATCGACGGCAACGCGTTGCTACATCGCCGGTTCGTGGCCAGCAGCGGCCGCATCACGGGAATCACGATCGGTGAAGCCCGCCAAACCAGCGGACACTTCGACCAAGTGGAACCGGAAAGCGTTGACGACGGTCCGTCAATGATGGGGCAGTTGCTGTCAGGCTTGACCGGCAAAACCCAACAATTTGCGGACGATTTCACGGGCGATTTGGAAACCATTCGTCGTGGCGAACAGATCCGCGATCAATGGCAATCCGATTACAACGCTTTGATGGCACGCGCCGAAAACTTGGAAGGTCAAATTCGGTCGATCCGCGACAAGGCCCGTGACCTGATGTCCGGCGACGAACTGTACAACAAGCTGCGTGACACGTCGGAACTGCCGCGTCTGTTGGAACAGGCCATGAATGTGCGTGAAGAACTGGTTCAAGTCCGTGACCAGATCGACAGCATGCCGTCACGGGTGCGAACGGACTGGACCGCGCTCCAGCAAGCCAAACAAATGGACATGGAGTTGATCGATTCCTACGTCCCCGGCAACCTGTCGGAATCCAAAAACTTCGGCATCGATTTGATCGCCAATTCGATTCGTCAGGAAATTCAAACGGTTCGCGATTACTTCGAAGGCGGCAAGACCATCGCCGACTACACCGTCCTTGCCCCCGAATCAGAACGATCGCGTGGCCGGTACTTTGACCTTCGTGGCGACAACCCGCCACCGGTGACATTGGTCCGCCAGTGCGAAGTCAGCGGGTTGATGCGTGCGGACGGCAACTCGTATGAAATGACGGGGGTGGTTACCAACATCACCCCCGATCCCCAACTGTTGGATGAACCGACCAAAGCACGCTTGCAGTTGGATGGCCCCGAACTGGTGAACGTTGAAATCGTCCGCGATCGTCGCGGCGGCAACGACCTGAACACGTTGATCGTTCATTGGCCCAGTGCCCGAGCAAAACCGATCGAGATGGGCAGCGGGGACGACGTCCGCCTGACCGTCACGGGCGGCGATCGCGAGCTGTGGGTTCAGATCAGCGACGATGCCGGGCACCTGTCCGGTCGCGTGGTCAGCAAACAGTTGGGCGTCAACGTCGGATTGGACGTCGACCCATCGGCGGCCGAAACGGCACTGGTAACGTCCATGCGTCAAAGCCTTTCGGAAGTCGATCGCATTGAGGTCGACGCAAACTTCAACGGGACTTGGAACGACCTTGCTTTCGACGTCAGTTCCAACCTCAGCAATGTCTTGAATCGCGCCGTCCGTGATGCGGTTTCACTGCAGGTTGCCGAAAGCAAGAAAGAGCTGACACAAAAGGTTGACGCAGAGTACTTGAAACAGACGCAAAGCCTGAACCAATGGCTGGCCACGCATCAAAACCAAGCCAACGATTTGATGCGGAAGGCGGATGAATCGATCGCCGAAATCACCAACAAGATTGCGGAAAAAACCGATCGCTTTGCCGATAGCATTTGGAATCAAATCGAAAGTCGACTTCGATAA
- a CDS encoding RNA polymerase sigma factor: MTDGVDNESDLITDALSGNRDAFATLVRRNQDRLFASMIQVTGSPDEAEEVVQEAFIRAFVKLDTFQQNSQFFTWLYRIAFNTALTRRRRQKAKISLDQARESAGHELTATTDAVDENLLRAERVTMIRVAMARLSEDHRSILVLREMEGHDYEKIAEILCISIGTVRSRLNRARRQLKQHLEQLEDEQTSRPQSRP, from the coding sequence ATGACTGACGGCGTGGACAACGAGTCCGACCTGATCACCGACGCCCTATCCGGCAATCGCGACGCGTTTGCGACGTTGGTGCGTCGCAATCAGGATCGCTTATTCGCGTCGATGATCCAGGTGACCGGGTCGCCCGACGAAGCGGAGGAAGTGGTACAGGAAGCCTTCATCCGCGCGTTCGTCAAATTGGACACGTTTCAGCAGAACAGCCAATTTTTCACTTGGCTGTATCGCATCGCCTTCAATACGGCGCTGACGCGACGGCGTCGCCAAAAGGCCAAGATTTCCCTGGACCAAGCACGTGAATCGGCCGGGCACGAGTTGACGGCAACCACCGACGCGGTGGACGAAAACCTGCTGCGTGCCGAGCGTGTGACCATGATCCGTGTCGCCATGGCCAGGTTATCCGAAGACCATCGTTCCATTCTGGTCTTGCGAGAGATGGAGGGGCATGACTATGAGAAGATCGCGGAGATTCTGTGCATCTCCATTGGCACCGTTCGAAGCCGCCTGAACCGCGCCCGACGCCAACTGAAACAACACTTGGAACAGTTGGAAGACGAACAGACCTCGCGTCCGCAATCGCGTCCCTAG